The genomic region AGTTTTTGTAGATCAGCTGTAACCCTTACTTGTGATATACTCCCTGTGATCCAATGAAAGCATTCAGTGCAGAGTGCTGCTGCATTGCAACTCACTGTTGTAAGTTACTCCTGTCATAGCATATGTGGTCGTTTGTTTGGATTTCCCATAGTCTGGGATGGAGGAGATTTCAGAAGAAATTTTGTTCACTTGCAGGGTAAAATCAGCACAAAATCACCCACAGACCTGAGCTGTGCGACCAGCTGTGCAACCAACTCTCAGGTTATTGCCAGTGTTAGGTAGAGGCCTGTACTGTAAGTAGTTAAAGATTAAAGCAAGCAAACATGCATACCATATCCAACACATCTGTTACATCACATTGTTTTTTGGAAGGCTGCAAAGGTTAAGTTAAATTCCTCCTGCTGGAAATGCATCCTGAGACAAGCCAAAGAATGCAACAAGATAATGGCTGCTAAACAAGAGAAATACTGGAAGCAAACAGATCGCAGTTGAAGCTCTGGTAAATAACCTGGcatgaagaacaaaaaaattaaCCAGCTATTCCACTCATCAGCCAACTTTGAGATCTGTAATTTGCTACTGGCAGTAGGGGAACAGCGGCAGCAACAGCAAAATCTTCAGCTTTACGAGCACTGCCGCCAATTCCTGAAACTTGCCAAGACACCAGTAACCCTTCAGCAGCTCAACACTCAAAGTTCGTCACAGATAACTGATTTTTCAGCAGGCCAGAGCCAACTTGTGATCGATCAGCTGCTAAAATTCAAGGTTCTCTTGCTGTCAGCTCTTACCTTACAGGTCCCTTTCTTTTCcctactttattttcttttcaggcttAGCTGGGTGAAATGTAATATTGAGCAACACTACAGCAAGCCTTATACCAAGTAAgaagccaaaaccagaaaaatctgaTAGCAGTAGAAGCTTACTAGGTATCGAGTTGACTGATAAAGTTATGCCTCACCTGAGGACCGAGTTTACAAGCAGGACTTAAGTTTCCAGACTAGAAAGTGCTTTTTATCTTTCTGTAGTTGTTTCTCTCATTGCCAGCATTTTTGCATTCTTCCCTCCAAAGAAAGCAGGcctggacttaaaaaaaaaaacaaaaaaaaccaacaaaccaccaaacaccaaaacaacccaTTTGACTAACTTgctcttttttcctccaaaagtaCATTGTCTTCCTTAATCATACCTAAAAGGCTGTAATTtctgcaaaaacaacaacaaatcccttTGAAATATTTGTTGGTTTGCAAAAGTGTTTCCAAACTGAGATCTCTATATGCAaaactgcaaatgctgcttaacTATTGAATATTGTCCCTGTACAACCTGCAGATGCATTTGCTCCTGAGCGCCTTTACCTTTCCCGCCCTTTGCACCCTGTATATCAGACACACAAAATCCTCTCTCCTGTCCCTGCTGATACCCCCTGCCATAGATTGTGATATATGAGGAAACAAGAGTTTCAAATTCTAGTGGAAAACATCGGACAAGTCAAAATTAGTTAAGATCTTGGTTGTCATATTTTTTGCCCTGAGCGTTCCTTTTTGAGGAGGAGGAATTTCATTATTGTTTTGAACTGCAATTCACCATGCAcataaaagcttcagaaaatgtGAATTAGGCACTAAAATTTGATACAGTCATGTAGCAAATACTTTAAGCATTTTTTTGGTTGTTATAGAGCAGGTTTTTCTTTAGATCAGCTGGCATCAGTAAATTAGATAACTGGGTTCCATTTTTCAagtcttaaactttttttttttcttttttaatttcatctTAGTCTTGTGTTACATACCATCCCAGACTGTGATAGCCTTTGCCAGCTTTATACCATGAAAATCCACAGATTCTTAATACCATCAGGCTCTCTGGAAAGGTCTTTACTCTCTGTTGTAAATAAACATTTCTTAAGTTCAAAAGAGCTTTTCTAAATGCAGCAAGAATCTAATATGGCTACTGCCTGTTTCATTAAATAGTTGTAGAAAATTGGAAGGGCAGGCATAATTTCTTGTTTGCTAAATATTTGACCTTTTCTTAAGTATTTTTATGTATagcaggaaaattattttttctaattacGAAAGCTAACTATAGTTCAACTATAGTGTTGTGTCTAAATCTGTACAGTTAGTTTTCAAGAAATATTTGGTATTTGCTTGTACAACCAGCTGATGATTTGCACATAACTTTCTTGTACAAATCAAGGCACTGAAATTTAAGAAGTTCTCTTTGCTGGGGTGGAGTGATGGTGGAATTACAGCCCTAATTGCAGCTGCAAAGTATCCAACGCTTATCCACAAGTTGGTTGTCTGGGGAGCAAATGCCAGCGTTACTCAAGAGGATGTGAGAATTTATAATGGTATGTACAAGCTGAATATTGTATCCtaaaagatttattttcatttcttcttgacCTAAGAATTTTAGTCATGTAACAGCTAAGCAGAGACAGAGTTGAGGACACAACAAACCTAAAGGAACAGGACACAAAATTCACCATGTTTCTAAGTATAGGAATAGATTAAAGTCATAGTGAGAAACTCCCTAACAGGTACTCTAGGGGTAATATAATAGATTTTTTAACAAGTCCTTACCAGTTAAGCTGCTGAAAAGCCTAAGTTATAATAGCTCATCAGTAGTTTTCAGAAAGTCAAATTTTTGTTGCTGTAACAAATTcctaaaaataaattccaaataATACTATTGACCTCAGGCTTGATTTCTTTTCTCACGTCTTGTACAACCTTTAAACAAGGTTCATATTAAATCACTGGGCTAGCACATAACAGCTTTTGCCCCTAGGGCCTATATAATGCATAGACAGTAAGAAAACAAGCTCATAACTTACCATTTGAGTTCAGGAAGCAAATAAATCATTCAAGCCAGTGTCCCAGGATGCCTTTCTAATTTGCATTCCTTTGAAGTTAATTATTGTGGTTACAAAACCTTTGCAAAGTAAAGAAGCATGGGATTTCTGATCCTTGTTCCAGCCATGTGAAATAGAATCTGATTATTTGTCActctaaaggaaaacagaaaaactgcTAGTGAACTCAGAAAGGGGCCATCTTTCTTTTTGAAATTAAACGTTAACCACACAAGCCTGCAATAAGTGTAACTCAGTATAATATCATTTTAATGACTGGAGGTTGATTTATACCAGCTGTGAAATCTGACTGTCTTCAGCTAAATTACAAGTGTATGTGTTGCACATATGTACTTACCTAAACTAAAGCACTTCTGTTAGTAGTAGTATATTTTTAGTTCAGTAAGAAAAACACTTTTTAGCTCTGTGAAAGTGATGCTTTATTTCTTTACATACTTTTGTATTTATCAAGTTCTTATTCTATAATTATGAAATGTATGTCAGTATCAGCCAAAAggctaaaatgtaaaataaattaataaataaagaaGTCTTACTTTACACAGAACACCCACAGCAATGCTGACTTTTGAACCCCCCCATGGTGGTGTTTTCAACATCTCTCTCTGTGTGCTGGAGCTCAGGGAGGAGCAGTGCAAGCCTACAGCCGACCCATCAGGCATCTCAGCTGCAGGGCAGGGTTTGGTTGGAGAGAAAGGCATTTATTTGGTATCTATGTCCTTTCAACATtgtcttcccctctccctttttaAATTAATGCCAGCCACAAAGGTAAAACAGGAGATTCTTTGAGGGAAACAGTAACAGCTAGCCTGGAGTAAGCAAACTCATTTCCAATCCGATTCTGCTATAAAGCACTTTCAACCATTGCTACCTTTCTTATTTGGCTGGACAGGCTCTGCTTGTTAACACCTTGCTCCTTTCTTCCCTGAATTCCCATCTGAAACCAATCAAAAGTTTTGCTAATAGCATACATTGCTGTTTCATGATTCAGTACTTTTCAGGTCTCCTTCAGGTTCTCTACTATGCCAACATTATTTTGAGCTTTATCCATACAAAGCTGTACAACTGTAATACAGTTTAGTGAAAGTCATCCCCGTGGATATCTGGTTTGTGAACAATACTggaaatttgaggggaaaaaataggtAAATCtgataaataaataactaaaggGTCAGGTTATTTGTACAACTTTAGCCAGCATGCCATGAATCACAGAGCTCTACTAAGTAGAGTTGCTTGTTTTTCTGTAAGATCATGGCAAATGTACCATGATGTCAGCCTGCTGGAATGCCTTAGTAAGAACTTCCTTCCTCTGAATACTGGTAGGATGGAAGAACTTCCATCTATGAGCCAAAGCAAAAGGCTGAaggatattaaaaataattgccAGCTCTGGCACACCGTTATGAAACAGTCCCCTTTTTATACACAAGATACCTCCTTGAGCTCTTCTTCTGTAAACCCTTCAAAAAGAAGCATCAGGAGTTTTAGGACTAAGTCCTTtggtcattattttttttctgttgttccttGTGACCACACTAACAAGATGATCCTTCTACAGCCCAGAAAGACCCCAGCAGAGATCATAAAAGTGCCTTTTTTTATACCCTTTCCGTAGtatgaattatttaaaaacattCAGTGCAATTTCAAATTTGAAATACACATCTGCAGTCTGGTTTAAAAACTTACTCATATTAGGTGTTGACAGTACTGGGTTATATCTTCTTGCTGGAAAGGACTTAACATATTTCAATGTTATTTTATGTAGGCATCCGAGATGTTTCAAAGTGGAGTGAAAAAGTCAAGAAACCACTAGAAGAGATGTATGGACTTAAATACTTCGCAAAAACCTGTGAGGCTTGGGTAGATGGAATATCTCGCTTTGCTGAAAGATCAGATGGTAAGACTTTTACAATGTTAAACTGAAGCAATTATAGTAGCAGACAGTTCTGgattacaaaattaaaaaaaaaaaatctaacagtaCTCCTAGCAGCCCGTAAAGGAAGGACTGCATATGGCATTAAAACCTGAGTCTGACTCATCCTCATGAATAAAGCAATTACTTTCTAGATGGTTCACAGAACCAGCAAGGTACAggagaaaaacacatttatgGGAAGCATTAGCTGATCACTCTCTCCTCTTGTTCTGCCACAAAACAACATTATTAAATCATTGCTTTTGGGCAGACTGAGCAGGAGGGATACTGCTCAagcttttttctcctctcagtgttCAGTGTCAAAGTGTTACCTCTTGGTGACATGTCACGATATCCCAAAAGTGAGGCATGCTCATTCAATTTTCTGCAAACAGGAGCTGAAGCACTATTTCAAAACTAGTAGCCTATAATGAGTTAAAAAAGAAGTTCAAATTTCAGGAACTCAGAATTAGGAAACAGTATTGACACAGGCTAGATGTTTAAAAATCCAAAATGAATAGCTAAACTAGACAAAATAATTACTAAATATTCATGTCTGAAGATTTCTACAATTACTCTACATAGACTTTTGCAGCCAAGGATATCTACAGTTAGGTTTAATTCAGAGGAAGATTGCTTTTAATTTGCCTAAAGCAGAAATATAAGGAGTCTGTAATTCTAATACGTTTTCCTGTAGCTCTCGTAATGAAAGATGGGAGGTAATATACATTAATAGGTAGCAGGTACTACAAGGAAAACACTCCTTCATTTCATGTTTTTTCCATAAAGTTTTGCTTATGATCAGATGCTAAAAGTTCTCCCAGTAGAGTGATGTAACAAATTATGATCTGATTTTATTATACCCTTTCTAGAATGCATCTCTAATATCTTCTTAAAACTAGTTTATTCTTAAGACCAAAGCCCAGGCTTGTGAAACTCTGGCTGTGACATCCTTTTACTGCCTGTGCATGCCTCAAACATGGTGAGATGGAGTGACTGTAAAAAATAAGCCACCTAGAGACATGTAACAAGGAGATTAATTACCTAGATGCTGTAACTGGGTCAGATATTGGACAAAGCCTAacattctctgaaaaaaaaaaaaaaaaaaaagataagaaaccatcaaactgcaggtttttttccttcttggggAGGGCAACTTAGACTACAAGCAGGCCTCCTTGAAATTAGAGTTAAGACACTGCACAAAAGGTACAgatatggcaaatacaagaaaagGCATTAATAGAGCTCATCTGAGATAAAAGGAGGACAGCAAAGCCTTTATTGGTCAAAAATTCAACTCAAGCTCTGTTTAAGAAATAGACTATTTGCCCTAAATGAGACAGTTTTTAGTGTGAAATGCCATAAGAAATGAATTTTTAGAAGGTGCCATCATTTAATGAAACCCTATGAGTTGCGTAACACTGCAAAATTCAAGATTCTTCCTGCTGTTCTGTGTTTTTGGAGTAAATATAATCTAAGTGGTTATAGTACAAAACAGGTTTAGGGGTGGAAAGTAGGAAATAATAGTTTGACTGCCAACTATGTCCTTAGGTAAATAACTTAAATTTACTTGTTACTTGTTCTGAAAAACAGTCAACATTTGTGCAGGTGTTTGAGGACTACGTGTGAAATGttctaaatgaaaacatttaactGGTAGAACTGAAAACTGAGACTATATAAATAACCAAACAATTGGAAAATCTCAGTGAAATGGTGTATGACTTTAGAGCTAAGGAAACTGTGCGTATATGAACATTAACTGTACAGCTGTTGATAGCTGCAAGGCTACAACTACAAATAAACCAAAGCTAACTCAAAGAGAAATGGAACATAAAACTCATCAAGTATGTTTTGCCCACAGATTCTCTTGCAGGAACACGGGAAGTTAGTCAAAGAGTGTGGAAACTGGGTTACTAAGggacaagggaaaagaaaagggggaTAAATAGAAGAATCTTTAAGGAAAAGCATTAAAATTACTTCTAGTGAGACTAAAGACTAGTAAGCATAAAATTATTCTTGAAGTTCTATAAGAAGAATGGGCAGGGAGAATAACCTTTGAATAGTTTTAGTGTAATTTGTCTGAAAGAGTTATTCATTGCACACCACAAAGGGTCTGGAAGGTGGAACAGGCTTGAGTACAATCAAAGTTAACTTGTTAATAAAAGTAGCAAATCTTTTAAGGGACAACCAGTGTGACAAAGAGTAGCCTAAACACAAAGGACGTAAGattcaggctgaaaagaacaaagtCAGGGAAGAGCTGCATATACTTGCTTTGAACAGTCAAAGAGAGCCCGAGGGAAATGTGGGACAGAAGTACCTCATTCACTCTATCCATTTGTGCTAGTATCCATTAATGAAGCAAATTTCAGTGAAATAACATTTTGGAGAAAGAAGTGTTAATTACAATTCTGCAGATTAATTGCATGCTATCCACAACGAGAGGCAATAGCTAGAACCCAGTGGAGTTCACAGTCCTTTACAGAAGCGGTTTCAGTGTTTaatactattttaaaatgaagtgtgaccttaatttattttttttccctaggtaATATCTGCCAAGAGTTGCTGCCAGATATTAAATGCCCTACATTTATAATTCATGGTGAGAAAGACCCTTTGGTTCCAAGGGCTCATGCAGAATACATTCATAAGCACATCAAAGGCTCTCGGTAAGTTATATGATGGAGTATTTATAAAACATTGTTGAAGAAATGAAGAAGTTCAAATccacaaagtaattaaaaaaaacaacaaacaaacaaaacacaacaaaaaacccaacaaaacacacaaacaaacaacacataacaaccaccaccacaaactaTTTGGACAAGTTGTTTCTTCCACAGACAGAACTGTTCTAAACTTCACTAGCAAGTTACAGTGCAAATGGTGTAGCTGAACCTTTCTTGTGATACAAGTACAATATTATAATAAGCTCCTTCCTAATGTTCTCCAAGAGAAACCAAGTAAGatccttttcctctttccactTCACACACTGAAACGTTCCCTAACATTTGTTGAAAAAGGAAATTTCTCCTCTATTATTGCCATTTCAATACTTTTGTTGCAAGAGAAATAAGTTCTGCCTCATTCAGTGGACCAGTGAATTCAGATGCTATGAACGGAGAGATATTCCCAGTTACTGGAGAGAAGCATAGGATATCTATGTTTGCTGTGCCTTGTTGGTGTGAACAACCACCTCAAAGATCTTGTTTCTTCAACTGTGCCATGAATCTTCagtgtttttaagaaaaacaaaatgagaaaaatgctCAGAGATTACTATAACtccctgaaaggaagttgtagcatggagggggttgacctcttgtcctatcacttgatactttggagaagagtagcaagtgataggacaagaggaaatggcctcaagttgtgccaggggaggtttagatcggatattaggaaaaaattcttcacagaaagggctgtcaggcattagaataggctgcccagggaagtggtggagtcaccatccctgaaggtgtttaaatggtgtttagatgaggtttttagggacatggtttagtgctagagttaggttatggttggactctatgatcctgagggtctcttccaactgaaatgattctatgaagaaaATCTCAGGGCACCACCTGCTTCATTTGAAATCTCCAGCTTCCTATAAAAAACTGAGATTTCACCAGCTGAATTTTCTTCATAGATTTACACACAAAGAGTTCTATTACTACTCAATAACAGACTGTGATGATTGACACTAGAGGAAAGAATTAGGAGAACAAACCCCATTTTTATGAAGGCAGAGTGTAGGGAACTGTTTCATTGGTGTCATCTCTGTGAAAAGCTGAATGATATATTTACCTCAAAGTCAGCCCTGCTGTTCATAGACATGCATTATGCCACAGGAAAGATGAGAACAAGAGATCTTCCTAACAGTCACATGCATGTGTTTTATTCCATGTCTGCTAGTTAGTTACTCCCACATGCCCTGCTCAGAACACCCATCATCCTGTTAGGTTTCACTGAGCTCTAAAATGCTCCAGATGCTGACTAAGGCAAGTGATCACAAAAACTAGACAAGGATCAGATAATAGCTTCTTTTTGGAAGATAAGCAGAGGAGAAAACAGTGCTAGAAGTTGTGATCCAATAACATGTAAAGGGGTTCTCTGCATGTCTTCATGCTGAAGTGCTCCCCCAATATATGTGTTTATCACAGGAGGAATCAGACCAACAGTGTTCCCAGAAATGAATACTTAGGTACATGGCCCCCTTCCTCCTTTGCATTAAAGATGACATGTTCCATTGTGAAGCAGAGGAAAACCTTAAATTTAGCACCTTTTCAGTAACACATGCTTCTACCATCAACTTTTCTTGCCTTGATTTTTATCTAGTAGTAAAGTAGAAAAAGCTTTCACTGATTGTAGTGCAGATACATCACCTGCCCTCACTAAAAATGTGCCATCATTCTGTATTTGTGTGGTATGGCTAGAGTTAAGTACCATTACAGTGGCTTAACATCAGTAGGGAACAGCACAGAGTGTTATAGGTGTGCACAACTGTGTGCTGCTTTGTCTTTAACAAAACAGACTTAATGAAATTCAGAGAGGTGCTAGAAGAGTTGGGTGTGTTCACACACTATTGCTCTTTGCCCCCGAGACAAAATGGCACTTGTTACCACTGAAAGAAGCAAGATCCTCCTTGCTGTAATGGAGTTAGATGATGTGAAGGCAACATAGGAAACTATCAGTCAAGATGGTTTTAGCTCTGTTGAAACTGCTTAGTAAGTAGTAGTATAAAATTCAAAACATTACTCAGCCTCACACAATGAGGCGTTAGAATTACATACCTAAGGTATAAAGTTTTACCCAGTTTGAAAGAAACAGCAAGTAGCATTCTAGATTTGCCACGCTGTTACTGGTATTACAGTCTAAAAATTTAAGCTAAGGAGTAGTATCTGTGAAGGTTTTGTTAGAGCTGAAGAAATCctgatttccttttttattttaatggatgGTGTTAGTTTTGGATTTTGTCTTTTTGCGGAAAGATTAAAGTTCAAATGCCAGGCTTGGGTGGGGACTAAAAATCTGGTTTTGGAGTGATCTCTTCTGTATGTTCACTGTCCAGCACAACCACTGTTCTCTGAAAGAGGCAAAAGAGCTCTGATACCTCACGTACCTTCTAAAGATGCAATCCCACTCACATTAATTTTGGAATATGATCTTTGCAGATCACCAGAAAGGTTCATAGAAACTGGGTCTAGGATACAAAAACTTGTTTTGAGCTTAGTTCATCCTCCCCAAAGTGGAGCAAGTATTATGCTTGTTTCTTCAGCTGTTGTTGTGGTTCACATTCTGAACCATGTAGACAGGGATTAGTAATTAAGAGTTACTTCAGATCTGTATGTGGGTAACAAAGAGCaaggaaaaaggcaaatattttagTTACCTATACTCACAGAACATAGTGCATATTCAgtgggttttggctttttttccccctcttgtaAGGTTGCTTCTGATGGCAGAAGGAAAGCATAACCTACACCTGCGTTTTGCAGAGGACTTCAACAGGCAAGTTGAAGATTTCCTACAGACTTAAACTGTAAAACAAGTTAGAGGTGTTTGTTCTTGCCTTGTTTAGGAATTGTAGTTGGCTTTCAGTTTCCAATCAAGTTACAGGGAGATTTGAGTCctgtaagaaaaaaacatgaaagataTTTGCATGAGAAGCACACGTTTTGAGAATATGTAAGCCTCAGTGGATCGGAGCACACCACTGTGCTGCAGAATTTCTGATATGTCTTTAAAATTAAGTCTTGTTGCACAGGCTGAATAACTGTTCTGTGTCCAATAAAGGTGttaagaaagacagaaaacatgATCTAGAATACATGCCTTTATGTGCTTTTAACATTAAAGGACAAAAACCATTGTAATAACTAGAATTCAGAAGTGTTACATTAAGAAATCTGTCAAAATTACAAGTGCTAAGAGGATAATTGGGTACACAGCTTCTAGAGAACGTGCTCCACCACCACTATCAGAAGTCATTCAGTACACATGCCTGCTTTACAGAAGTTCCTTTGATACCAGGTAACTTAAGCCtcatcctcctctccttcctcttcaaaTTCCCCCTGCTCGTCAGCAGTGGCATCCTGGTATTGCTGGTATTCAGAGACCAGGTCATTCATGTTGCTCTCAGCCTCCGTGAACTCCATTTCATCCATGCCCTCACCGGTGTACCAGTGCAAGAAAGCCTTGCGCCGGAACATGGCCGTGAACTGCTCCGAGATCCTCTTGAAGAGCTCCTGAATGGCCGTGCTGTTGCCAATGAAGGTGGCGGACATCTTGAGGCCGCGCGGGGGGATGTCGCAGACGGCCGTCTTCACATTGTTGGGGATCCACTCCACAAAGTAGCTGCTGTTCTTGTTCTGCACGTTGAGCATCTGCTCGTCCACCTCCTTCATAGACATGCGTCCCCGGAAGATGGCGGCCACCGTCAGGTAGCGACCGTGGCGGGGGTCGCAGGCGGCCATCATGTTCTTGGAGTCGAACATCTGCTGCGTCAGCTCGGGCACCGTCAGGGCTCGGTACTGCTGGCTGCCGCGGCTGGTGAGAGGGGCAAAGCCCGGCATGAAGAAGTGCAGCCGGGGGAAAGGCACCATGTTGACCGCCAGCTTGCGCAGGTCAGCGTTCAGCTGCCCGGGGAAGCGGAGGCAGGTGGTCACGCCGCTCATGGTGGCCGACACCAGGTGGTTGAGGTCCCCGTACGTGGGAGTGGTCAGCTTCAGGGTGCGGAAGCAAATGTCGTACAGGGCCTCGTTGTCGATGCAGTAGGTCTCATCCGTGTTCTCCACCAGCTGGTGCACAGAGAGGGTGGCATTGTAGGGCTCCACCACCGTGTCCGACACCTTGGGCGAGGGCATGACGCTGAAGGTGTTCATGATGCGGTCGGGGTACTCCTCCCGGATCTTGCTGATGAGGAGGGTGCCCATCCCAGAGCCCGTGCCGCCACCCAGCGAGTGGGTCAACTGGAAGCCCTGGAGGCAGTCACAGCTCTCCGACTCCTTCCTCACCACATCCAGGACAGAGTCCACCAGCTCAGCACCTTCTGTGTAGTGCCCCTTGGCCCAGTTGTTGCCAGCCCCACTCTGACCTAGAAGGGTAGACCCAAAGCAAGGTGCTGCATTAGTGCCCACGGGAGGAACAGAGATCATCCCCCTTGTCCCACCCCACAGGGTTCACTCCTCACTTCCATCCCTACTATGCTGTTGGTATTCGGTCCCCCCAGGTCACCTGCGTGCTCACACTGACCCTTCCCTGTGCTTGCAGCTCCTGCTCCTACTCCATCTCAGCCTCACTTACCAAAGACAAAGTTGTCAGGGCGGAAGATCTGTCCAAAAGGGCCGGAGCGCACAGAGTCCATTGTGCCAGGCTCCAGGTCCACCAGGATGGCCCGTGGGACATACTTGTTACCTGCAGGAAGAACCAGCGCCAGCGTTACAACCCCACAGTCGGCAGCCAGCGTCACAGGAGCCCTGCTGTGCTCCCTTCCGCCTCCCCGCATTTCACTGGAGAGACATGCTGTCTCAACCAAGACTACTGTGTTATCAGAGCCATTCTGAGAACAAAGCTCTCTTAGAGGCATCACTGGCAGATGACAGCTCTTGTTCGGGGATTTTTCCAGCCTCAATGAACTGGCATGTCTGTCCTATTTATTTAAGGATATCTGAGGAAGCAGACACACTTACCAGCAGCTTCATTGTAGTAGACATTGATCCTCTCCAGCTGCAGATCACTGTCCCCATGGTAGCTGCCAGTGGGATCAATGCCATGCTCATCACTGATGACCTCCCAGAACTACAAGACATTTTTTGAAAAGGGCAATTATTAACCACAGCTGGCCAGTGCCAATcacacacagcagcacagtcCGTGCATGCCATGGCCCTGACCACTCCCTCACAtggcagagcagctgcccgggAGGAAGGTGAGTCAGTGCAAAAGGG from Patagioenas fasciata isolate bPatFas1 chromosome 2, bPatFas1.hap1, whole genome shotgun sequence harbors:
- the LOC136097873 gene encoding tubulin beta-1 chain, whose product is MREIVHIQAGQCGNQIGAKFWEVISDEHGIDPTGSYHGDSDLQLERINVYYNEAAGNKYVPRAILVDLEPGTMDSVRSGPFGQIFRPDNFVFGQSGAGNNWAKGHYTEGAELVDSVLDVVRKESESCDCLQGFQLTHSLGGGTGSGMGTLLISKIREEYPDRIMNTFSVMPSPKVSDTVVEPYNATLSVHQLVENTDETYCIDNEALYDICFRTLKLTTPTYGDLNHLVSATMSGVTTCLRFPGQLNADLRKLAVNMVPFPRLHFFMPGFAPLTSRGSQQYRALTVPELTQQMFDSKNMMAACDPRHGRYLTVAAIFRGRMSMKEVDEQMLNVQNKNSSYFVEWIPNNVKTAVCDIPPRGLKMSATFIGNSTAIQELFKRISEQFTAMFRRKAFLHWYTGEGMDEMEFTEAESNMNDLVSEYQQYQDATADEQGEFEEEGEEDEA
- the BPHL gene encoding valacyclovir hydrolase codes for the protein MACRSAGRAALLMCRGPAASYGTSVTSAKVQVNGVNLHYQQTGEGSHAVLLLPGMLGSGQTDFGPQLKSMNKQLFTIVAWDPRGYGQSIPPSRDFPPDFFERDAKDAVDLMQALKFKKFSLLGWSDGGITALIAAAKYPTLIHKLVVWGANASVTQEDVRIYNGIRDVSKWSEKVKKPLEEMYGLKYFAKTCEAWVDGISRFAERSDGNICQELLPDIKCPTFIIHGEKDPLVPRAHAEYIHKHIKGSRLLLMAEGKHNLHLRFAEDFNRQVEDFLQT